One segment of Aquimarina sp. BL5 DNA contains the following:
- a CDS encoding RagB/SusD family nutrient uptake outer membrane protein has translation MKHIFKLPNRFINFNIYALSLTLLMVSCDLEEEVISFRTDDDFYQNQEELDRGIIASYSSLYDVMSVEWNITELRSDNTFTNPDRSPESDAPRFTLDRLTVDTNNSINQAYYANCYKTIALTNRILANLDVAEDQGLRNQYEGEAKFLRALMHFNLTRLYGSIVISDRVLIGEEGFQLSRRPQSEVYPFIIQDLEDAIALLPEEYDDSEFGRATGIAARTILGKVHLSSPTRDIEAAITQLEYVRDRGLNDLLTNYDDLFAPDNELNNEVIFSVRYEQGLIGLGSPFPNFFAPLQSDGNVVFGNGDGLNVPTENVSDTYEVGDLRKETSMADSYIFVDDNEETDDIEIFIKHVTKYNSDFAALDDGDVDWPITRFADVLLMLSEAYVDARGISEALIELNKVRVRAGLTALTETDVNSSFAFKLALENERRLEFAFENHRFFDLLRTNRALTVINEHFANEFAYNNPDNPDLDASPISDFQLLLPIPQREIDLNPNLAQNIGY, from the coding sequence ATGAAACATATTTTTAAACTTCCAAACAGATTCATAAATTTTAATATTTATGCATTGTCCTTGACATTACTTATGGTGTCCTGTGATCTCGAAGAAGAAGTAATTTCCTTTAGAACGGATGACGACTTCTATCAAAACCAAGAAGAATTAGACAGAGGAATAATTGCTTCATATTCTAGTTTGTACGATGTAATGTCTGTAGAATGGAATATTACAGAACTACGTTCTGATAATACATTTACCAACCCTGATAGATCTCCAGAATCAGATGCTCCTCGTTTTACATTAGATCGCTTAACCGTAGACACTAATAACTCGATAAATCAAGCATACTATGCTAATTGTTATAAAACTATTGCTTTAACAAATAGAATTCTAGCGAATCTTGATGTTGCCGAAGACCAGGGTTTAAGAAATCAATACGAAGGCGAAGCAAAATTCCTTAGAGCATTAATGCATTTTAACTTAACACGACTGTATGGAAGTATTGTAATCTCCGATAGGGTATTGATCGGTGAAGAAGGTTTTCAATTATCTCGTAGACCTCAATCCGAAGTTTATCCTTTTATCATTCAAGATCTTGAAGATGCAATAGCACTTTTGCCTGAAGAATATGATGATTCAGAATTCGGACGAGCAACAGGAATTGCAGCTAGAACTATATTAGGAAAAGTTCACCTATCAAGTCCTACAAGAGATATAGAAGCCGCAATCACTCAGTTAGAATATGTTAGAGACAGAGGATTAAATGATCTTTTAACAAATTATGACGATCTTTTCGCGCCAGATAATGAGTTAAACAATGAAGTTATTTTTTCGGTTCGCTATGAACAAGGGCTTATCGGTTTAGGTTCTCCTTTCCCTAACTTTTTTGCTCCATTACAAAGTGATGGTAATGTAGTGTTTGGTAATGGTGATGGACTTAATGTTCCTACTGAAAATGTTTCCGATACATATGAAGTTGGAGATCTAAGAAAAGAAACTTCTATGGCAGATAGTTATATTTTCGTTGATGACAATGAAGAAACAGATGACATAGAAATTTTTATTAAACACGTTACTAAATACAATTCTGACTTTGCTGCATTAGACGATGGAGATGTGGACTGGCCAATAACAAGATTTGCTGATGTACTGTTAATGCTTTCTGAAGCATATGTAGATGCCAGAGGAATTTCTGAAGCTTTAATAGAATTAAACAAAGTAAGAGTGAGAGCTGGACTAACCGCTTTAACAGAAACTGATGTCAACTCAAGTTTTGCATTTAAACTAGCTTTAGAGAATGAAAGACGTCTAGAGTTTGCTTTTGAAAATCACAGATTCTTTGATCTCTTAAGAACTAATAGAGCTTTAACTGTTATAAACGAGCACTTTGCTAATGAGTTTGCATATAACAACCCTGATAATCCGGATCTTGACGCAAGTCCTATTTCCGATTTCCAATTACTATTACCAATACCACAAAGAGAAATTGATCTAAATCCTAATTTAGCTCAAAACATTGGTTATTAA
- a CDS encoding polysaccharide lyase 6 family protein, with the protein MTLTKQHIITTIVSIQLFFIGCMSFANEIKVATIDEFNTAIQSVKAGDRIILKNGEWKDVKLVVKGQGSSENPIIIEAEESGKVFITGDSSLKMAGNHIIVKGLWFKNGYASGKSVISFRINSKEFANHSRITNCAITYYNPKSKATDYKWVSVWGKNNRVDHNYFAGKTNSGTTLVVWLKGEEHINNNHRIDHNYFGERPSLGFNGGETIRIGTSKNSLLSSRTIVEDNVFEKCNGEVEIISNKSCDNVYRNNLFLESEGVLTLRHGNRCLIESNVFIGNQKPNTGGIRIINAGHVVRNNLMMNLTGDGFRGPIVVMNGVPNSPANRYHQVKDVKIQNNTIINCSPIQFCAGKDEERSLAPINTVFENNLIFNDNGGDIVTVHDKLDGFKFSGNILDTEKSFDKSGFSKVKVDWDTLENILYVPKVTNEELLKKSKLENKSPKFDITGDKRSTFVAGAYNLGNNKLPKALVLKSGTSWDSKVKPQKTIVEPEIIEVEPGVGTLRKALKKASFGSILNLKSGEYILEKGIKVTTSVTIQGNSKDGKPLLKVKEGLEKNPTYFFRVEGGNSLRLNNIEISGDLSVPIKYAVVSPDKGISETYSVFIDNCHIHSFNNKKGGSVYKAYKGTFADTVSIVNSRIEKAYRGINLSEEKDDSGKYNAQVVHIDNTIFKDIEQWAINYYRGGTDESTLGGKLIVDNSVFSNVGNTEKGTVIRNKGIVSVDIKNSVFEKSYKVVNPVNLKGNKNTISNCVIFDCGTVKITKGASATDVMYKNPKWEDKNNFIPSEKSPLLKTERIGLKWEAKK; encoded by the coding sequence ATGACTCTAACTAAACAACATATCATTACTACTATAGTATCAATCCAACTCTTTTTTATTGGATGCATGAGTTTCGCTAATGAGATTAAAGTAGCTACTATTGACGAATTCAATACAGCTATACAATCTGTAAAAGCAGGTGATCGCATCATACTAAAAAATGGAGAATGGAAAGATGTTAAATTAGTAGTTAAAGGTCAAGGGAGCTCAGAAAACCCAATTATAATTGAAGCAGAAGAATCCGGTAAAGTATTTATTACCGGAGATTCTAGCTTAAAAATGGCTGGAAATCATATAATAGTTAAAGGTTTATGGTTTAAAAATGGATATGCTTCTGGTAAATCTGTAATCTCCTTTAGAATAAACTCTAAAGAATTTGCTAATCATTCCAGAATAACTAATTGTGCAATTACGTATTATAATCCAAAGTCAAAAGCTACTGATTATAAATGGGTAAGCGTTTGGGGTAAGAACAATAGAGTAGATCACAATTATTTTGCAGGCAAAACAAACTCCGGTACGACCTTGGTAGTTTGGCTAAAAGGTGAAGAACATATCAATAACAATCATAGAATTGATCACAACTATTTTGGAGAAAGACCATCTTTAGGTTTTAATGGAGGAGAAACAATTAGAATAGGAACTAGCAAAAATTCTTTATTATCATCCAGAACTATTGTGGAAGATAATGTTTTTGAAAAATGCAATGGAGAAGTAGAAATTATTTCGAATAAGTCTTGTGATAATGTATATCGTAACAATCTTTTTTTAGAAAGTGAAGGTGTGTTAACCTTAAGACATGGAAATAGATGTTTAATTGAAAGTAATGTGTTTATTGGAAATCAAAAACCAAACACTGGAGGTATTAGAATCATCAATGCAGGTCATGTTGTTAGAAATAATTTGATGATGAATCTTACTGGTGATGGCTTTAGAGGTCCAATTGTGGTTATGAATGGCGTACCTAATAGTCCCGCAAACAGATACCACCAAGTTAAAGACGTAAAAATCCAGAATAATACGATTATCAATTGTTCTCCAATTCAGTTTTGTGCAGGAAAAGATGAAGAAAGATCCTTAGCTCCTATTAACACCGTTTTCGAAAACAATTTAATCTTTAACGATAATGGTGGTGATATTGTTACAGTTCACGATAAATTAGATGGATTTAAGTTCTCCGGAAACATTCTTGATACTGAAAAAAGTTTCGATAAATCAGGTTTCTCAAAGGTTAAAGTAGACTGGGACACTTTAGAAAATATTCTTTATGTACCGAAAGTTACTAATGAAGAATTACTAAAAAAATCCAAACTCGAAAACAAATCACCTAAGTTTGATATTACGGGAGATAAGAGAAGTACTTTTGTTGCCGGAGCATATAATCTTGGAAATAATAAGCTCCCGAAAGCACTTGTTTTAAAAAGTGGTACTTCTTGGGATTCAAAAGTAAAACCTCAGAAAACAATAGTAGAACCTGAAATTATTGAAGTAGAACCAGGTGTAGGGACTTTACGCAAAGCATTAAAAAAAGCTTCTTTTGGTAGTATCCTTAATTTAAAATCGGGAGAATACATTTTAGAAAAAGGCATAAAAGTCACAACTAGCGTTACTATTCAAGGAAACTCTAAAGACGGAAAACCTTTATTAAAAGTAAAAGAAGGCTTAGAAAAAAATCCAACCTATTTCTTTAGAGTTGAAGGAGGTAATTCCTTACGACTAAATAATATTGAAATATCAGGAGACTTAAGTGTTCCTATCAAATATGCAGTAGTTTCTCCTGACAAAGGCATATCTGAGACTTATTCTGTATTTATTGACAATTGTCATATTCACAGTTTTAATAATAAAAAAGGCGGCAGTGTATACAAAGCATACAAAGGAACCTTTGCCGACACAGTAAGTATTGTCAATTCCAGAATTGAAAAAGCTTACAGAGGTATTAATCTATCTGAAGAAAAAGACGATAGCGGAAAATACAACGCTCAAGTTGTACATATTGATAACACAATTTTTAAAGATATTGAGCAATGGGCTATAAACTATTATAGAGGAGGAACTGATGAGTCAACTTTGGGAGGAAAACTTATAGTTGATAATTCGGTATTCAGTAATGTAGGGAATACAGAAAAGGGTACAGTGATAAGAAATAAAGGTATCGTTTCTGTTGACATCAAAAACTCAGTATTCGAAAAAAGCTATAAAGTTGTGAATCCTGTCAACCTAAAAGGAAATAAAAACACGATTAGTAACTGTGTCATTTTTGACTGCGGTACTGTAAAAATAACAAAAGGAGCATCTGCTACAGATGTAATGTATAAAAACCCAAAATGGGAAGATAAAAACAATTTCATTCCAAGTGAGAAATCACCGTTACTTAAAACAGAACGTATCGGATTGAAATGGGAAGCAAAAAAATAA
- a CDS encoding IPT/TIG domain-containing protein, with protein MKNYEASFKRILAGLLVFGLMLIFVISSSCDADIEVDQTVEEIESATPIISSFSPSSAEILEDVLVEGEFLQFVDRATIGGIPTEIKSKISDTQILLRVDPAVVSGSIILINDLSRQGAENLEFTATSTESLTVSYPVPSVTSAIPSEATANDLLIIEGANLGVVSSVTFGGVPGVISFQENGVIVVKVPNPGTLAPVAINLVYNSNSGEITQELSASFLVNIPTPELSTVPRIMSRDNVVVIKGDNMDFTSSVTVDGVNAEILELDEDQDPEDEINFMVPPGVTTGITEVIITDTEMRQTIFNIPYINGPYYEYYDFDNKAVETVRDNKNGDPSEVVLSLGEDQSEQPRFTGMTESFGNRYLHLDYPKATTSTLVSIYGYQFSTGGVDYGTEEMAQESAALADPAGRFGGNPVLHFWMRINGADCRTKIYLGTSSAQRRESNGPLLDTGGEWVLVAVRLNGFMDSAADFSRFHFRLTAGNSDDNIPRSVDYDWIIVTDRVLTEFGAVDYSAASITDQTNWKDQG; from the coding sequence ATGAAAAATTACGAAGCATCTTTCAAGAGAATCCTAGCAGGGCTATTGGTTTTCGGTTTAATGTTGATATTTGTAATATCCTCATCTTGTGACGCGGATATAGAAGTGGATCAAACTGTTGAAGAAATTGAATCTGCAACTCCAATAATATCTAGTTTTTCTCCGTCCAGCGCAGAAATACTTGAAGACGTACTTGTAGAAGGAGAATTTCTACAATTCGTGGATAGAGCTACTATTGGTGGTATTCCTACCGAAATTAAAAGTAAGATTAGTGACACTCAAATTTTACTTAGAGTTGACCCAGCTGTTGTCTCAGGATCAATTATACTTATTAATGATTTAAGTAGACAAGGTGCTGAAAACTTAGAATTTACAGCGACTTCAACTGAAAGTTTAACTGTATCGTATCCTGTCCCTTCTGTAACAAGTGCAATACCAAGTGAAGCTACTGCAAATGACCTGTTAATTATAGAAGGTGCTAATCTCGGTGTAGTATCAAGCGTTACATTTGGAGGAGTTCCCGGTGTGATATCTTTTCAAGAAAATGGTGTGATAGTAGTAAAGGTTCCTAATCCAGGAACTTTAGCCCCTGTCGCTATAAATTTAGTTTACAATAGCAATAGTGGTGAAATTACACAAGAATTAAGTGCTTCTTTCTTAGTTAATATACCGACACCAGAACTTTCAACCGTACCAAGAATAATGTCCAGAGATAACGTTGTGGTAATTAAAGGCGATAATATGGATTTTACAAGTTCAGTAACTGTAGACGGTGTTAACGCAGAAATATTGGAGCTCGATGAGGATCAAGATCCAGAAGATGAAATAAACTTTATGGTACCACCTGGAGTAACAACAGGTATCACAGAAGTTATTATTACAGATACAGAAATGCGCCAGACTATATTTAACATACCTTATATTAATGGGCCATATTATGAATATTATGATTTTGACAACAAAGCTGTTGAAACCGTAAGAGATAATAAAAACGGGGATCCTTCAGAAGTGGTATTATCATTAGGAGAAGATCAATCAGAGCAGCCAAGGTTTACTGGAATGACAGAATCTTTTGGAAATAGATATTTACACTTAGATTATCCTAAAGCAACTACTAGTACATTAGTATCCATATACGGATACCAATTTAGTACAGGTGGTGTTGATTATGGAACCGAAGAAATGGCACAAGAATCAGCTGCGTTAGCAGACCCTGCAGGTAGATTTGGAGGGAATCCTGTGTTACATTTTTGGATGAGAATCAATGGTGCAGACTGTAGAACAAAAATATATTTAGGTACTTCCAGTGCTCAGCGTAGGGAATCTAATGGTCCACTTTTAGATACTGGTGGAGAATGGGTATTAGTTGCTGTGAGACTTAATGGATTTATGGATAGTGCAGCCGATTTTTCGAGATTCCACTTTCGTCTTACCGCTGGTAACTCTGATGATAATATTCCCAGATCTGTTGATTATGATTGGATTATTGTAACTGATAGAGTACTCACAGAATTCGGAGCCGTAGATTACTCGGCAGCTTCAATTACAGACCAAACTAACTGGAAAGATCAAGGTTAA
- a CDS encoding alginate lyase family protein gives MIQSPLHTKWLRLGTLCLTLILGVIHFSCNTEEETEKKTASVQYQKPVLSLSVSNAKEIKELLSTNDVLKTSFEQQKEKADKAIINGIEVPTPKDPGGGYTHEKHKRNYGEMYAAGIAYAITGDAKYSEFVTDMLLVYAKMYPNLSLHPKSKENHPAGKLFWQGLNESVWLVNSIQAYNLVSDAISEENKTIIEDSVFKKVAEFISVDSKKTFNKIHNHGTWAVAGVGMTGYVLKDQDMVDRALYGSNKDKETGFLKQIDMLFSPEGYYSEGPYYQRYAMMPFMLFAQAIQINQPDLKIFEYRDQLLGKAVTTVLQLTDENGAFFPFNDALKEKNYLTSELIFASNIAYAYYKDSSLLPITLAHEKVSISGAGLEVAKALENFNPIAYEKKPLLITDGKDGEDGGLALLRMPNGRKDEKITSVFKFASQGMGHGHFDRLSLFLYDGKQEILQDYGAARFLNVESKKGGRYLPENKTWAKQTIAHNTVTVDETSQFGANVKASSKVSPKLLFSNLKDSNFQIVSAKEENAYEGVNMQRTLAIIKDKATKRPPFIIDVYTIKSKEAHQYDLNFMYQGHIMETNFEYEKENTLSELGVKNGYQHLWKLAQGKSNKDFATLTWLNQNRFYSISSHISPESKMVFSRLGANDPDFNLRNDASYMLRESNKKDHTFINVIEPHGNFDPKLESVQNPHSDVSTIQLVYSDDNYTIVKITFKNDEQYTLAIVNQEHDPHKQHQITVDNQEYQWKGNYNLKPTKK, from the coding sequence ATGATCCAATCACCTTTACATACTAAATGGTTAAGGTTAGGCACACTTTGTCTAACCTTAATCCTAGGTGTGATACATTTCAGCTGTAATACAGAAGAAGAAACTGAGAAGAAAACAGCATCTGTTCAATACCAAAAACCTGTACTCTCACTATCTGTTTCAAATGCTAAAGAAATAAAAGAGTTATTAAGTACAAATGACGTTCTAAAAACCTCCTTTGAACAACAGAAAGAAAAGGCAGACAAAGCAATAATCAATGGTATTGAAGTACCTACCCCAAAAGATCCTGGTGGTGGATATACTCACGAAAAACATAAGCGCAATTATGGAGAAATGTATGCTGCAGGAATTGCTTACGCAATAACTGGAGATGCTAAATATTCAGAATTTGTAACAGATATGTTATTGGTATATGCGAAAATGTATCCTAATTTATCCTTACACCCTAAAAGCAAAGAAAATCATCCAGCCGGAAAACTTTTCTGGCAAGGACTAAATGAAAGTGTTTGGTTAGTTAATTCGATACAAGCTTATAACCTAGTAAGTGATGCTATTTCTGAAGAAAACAAAACAATAATTGAAGATAGTGTCTTTAAAAAAGTAGCAGAATTTATCAGTGTAGATTCTAAAAAAACATTTAATAAAATACATAACCATGGAACCTGGGCAGTAGCGGGTGTTGGTATGACGGGATATGTTCTCAAAGATCAGGATATGGTAGACCGTGCTCTTTACGGAAGTAATAAGGATAAAGAAACTGGCTTTCTTAAACAGATAGATATGCTTTTTTCTCCAGAAGGGTATTATTCTGAAGGCCCTTATTATCAGCGATATGCTATGATGCCTTTTATGCTTTTCGCTCAAGCCATTCAGATCAACCAACCTGATCTAAAAATTTTCGAATACCGAGATCAATTATTAGGCAAAGCGGTAACCACAGTATTGCAACTAACTGATGAAAATGGAGCATTTTTTCCTTTTAATGATGCATTAAAAGAAAAAAACTATTTAACTAGTGAATTGATATTTGCCAGCAATATTGCATACGCCTACTATAAAGATAGCTCGCTACTGCCTATTACCTTAGCACACGAAAAAGTTAGTATCTCAGGTGCTGGATTAGAAGTTGCTAAAGCATTAGAAAACTTTAATCCCATAGCTTATGAAAAAAAACCATTACTAATTACAGACGGAAAAGATGGAGAAGATGGCGGATTAGCATTATTAAGAATGCCTAATGGAAGAAAAGATGAAAAAATCACATCTGTATTTAAATTTGCTTCTCAAGGGATGGGACATGGACATTTTGATAGACTTTCTTTATTCTTATATGACGGTAAACAAGAAATACTACAAGATTATGGTGCAGCAAGGTTTCTTAATGTAGAATCTAAAAAAGGTGGACGCTATTTACCTGAGAACAAAACATGGGCAAAGCAAACTATAGCTCATAATACAGTTACAGTAGATGAAACTTCTCAATTCGGAGCTAATGTAAAAGCATCAAGTAAAGTAAGTCCAAAACTACTATTTTCGAATCTAAAAGATTCAAATTTTCAAATTGTTAGTGCAAAAGAAGAGAATGCATACGAAGGAGTTAATATGCAACGGACATTAGCCATTATTAAAGACAAAGCTACAAAAAGACCTCCTTTCATCATTGATGTATATACTATTAAATCTAAAGAAGCACATCAATACGATCTGAACTTCATGTACCAAGGACATATAATGGAGACTAATTTTGAGTATGAGAAAGAAAACACATTGTCCGAATTAGGTGTTAAAAATGGTTATCAACATTTATGGAAATTGGCTCAGGGAAAAAGTAATAAGGATTTTGCAACTTTAACTTGGTTAAACCAGAATCGCTTCTACTCTATCTCCAGTCATATAAGCCCAGAAAGTAAGATGGTTTTTTCTAGATTAGGAGCTAATGACCCTGATTTCAACCTAAGAAATGACGCTTCTTATATGCTAAGAGAAAGTAATAAAAAAGATCATACGTTTATAAACGTAATAGAACCTCATGGAAACTTTGATCCAAAATTAGAATCAGTTCAAAATCCACATTCTGATGTTAGTACTATTCAGTTAGTCTATTCTGATGATAATTATACGATTGTTAAAATTACATTCAAAAATGATGAGCAATACACCTTAGCGATTGTTAATCAAGAACACGATCCACATAAACAACATCAAATAACCGTTGATAACCAAGAATATCAATGGAAAGGAAATTATAATCTAAAACCAACTAAAAAATGA
- a CDS encoding cupin domain-containing protein — MSYSKIKSDVFFVTKDKPWEQAAEGIKRQMIGYDVNIMMVKVDFEKGAIGYIHDHFHSQTTYVESGSFEVTIGEEKKVLNAGDGFFIPPNVPHGAVCLEAGVLIDVFSPIREDFLEISHQKK, encoded by the coding sequence ATGAGTTATTCAAAAATAAAAAGTGACGTATTCTTTGTAACTAAAGATAAACCATGGGAACAAGCTGCCGAAGGTATCAAGCGTCAGATGATCGGTTATGACGTGAATATAATGATGGTGAAAGTAGACTTCGAAAAAGGAGCTATCGGGTATATCCACGACCATTTCCACTCTCAAACCACTTATGTAGAATCAGGAAGTTTTGAAGTTACTATTGGAGAAGAAAAAAAAGTATTAAATGCCGGTGATGGATTTTTTATTCCACCAAATGTTCCTCACGGTGCTGTCTGTCTGGAAGCTGGAGTTCTTATCGATGTATTCAGTCCAATAAGAGAAGATTTTTTAGAAATTTCACACCAAAAGAAGTAG
- a CDS encoding MFS transporter — protein sequence MTKFKGLRWWVIGLIALATVINYIDRQSLSVLWPDIAEELYPDKSTDERKDIYGWISSIFLFSYAFGQAIFGKIFDKIGTRLGFAISIGFWSIATALHALAKGFLSFSIFRSILGVAEAGNWPGAAKANAEWFPSKERAFAQGIFNSGAAIGGIISIPAIAFMTIHFSWQMIFIIIGVMGLLWLIPWMLIMKAPPGKHPWLTEKERYYILDKSKSESKNQENINELDEYNPETGKMLSHKESWGVIFASAAIDPIWWLFVFWIPIYLSEVYGMDVKAVGIYGWVPYVGAMIGAWFGGLLAQNRIKSGWNINKTRKFVITLGCLIMLPCFYLLSDPGSPVNAVIIMAVILFGFQTAIGNIQTLPSDLFGKKTVGTLSGLSGMSAKFAGVGLTALVSTLTAGGNYTPAFIVGGVLTLIVLASVWILCGNIQPLKAKK from the coding sequence ATGACTAAATTTAAAGGATTACGTTGGTGGGTCATAGGATTAATTGCCTTGGCTACCGTGATTAATTATATCGACAGGCAATCGCTTAGCGTATTGTGGCCAGATATTGCTGAAGAATTATATCCTGATAAGTCCACAGACGAGCGAAAAGACATCTATGGTTGGATCTCCTCTATTTTCCTATTTTCTTACGCTTTTGGTCAAGCTATTTTTGGAAAGATTTTTGACAAAATAGGTACACGATTAGGTTTCGCTATTTCGATAGGTTTTTGGTCTATAGCTACTGCGTTGCATGCATTAGCAAAGGGCTTTCTTAGTTTTTCGATCTTCAGATCTATTTTAGGTGTTGCTGAAGCAGGAAATTGGCCTGGTGCTGCAAAAGCAAATGCAGAGTGGTTCCCATCTAAGGAACGTGCTTTTGCTCAAGGAATTTTCAACTCGGGTGCTGCCATTGGAGGAATCATATCAATTCCTGCTATTGCTTTTATGACTATTCATTTTAGTTGGCAAATGATATTTATCATCATAGGGGTTATGGGATTACTATGGTTAATTCCTTGGATGCTAATAATGAAAGCACCACCAGGAAAACACCCTTGGCTTACAGAAAAAGAGAGATATTACATTCTTGACAAATCGAAATCAGAAAGTAAAAATCAAGAAAATATAAACGAACTTGATGAATACAACCCAGAAACTGGCAAAATGCTATCTCATAAAGAGAGTTGGGGAGTAATTTTTGCCTCAGCAGCAATCGATCCCATATGGTGGCTTTTTGTATTCTGGATTCCTATTTATCTATCAGAAGTATATGGTATGGATGTTAAAGCCGTAGGAATATATGGTTGGGTTCCCTATGTTGGAGCAATGATTGGTGCTTGGTTTGGAGGACTTTTGGCACAAAATCGTATTAAATCAGGTTGGAATATTAATAAAACTAGAAAATTCGTTATTACCCTAGGCTGTTTAATTATGCTTCCTTGTTTCTATTTACTATCCGATCCAGGAAGTCCAGTCAATGCGGTGATAATTATGGCTGTTATTCTTTTCGGATTTCAAACGGCTATTGGAAATATACAGACATTACCGAGCGACTTATTTGGTAAAAAAACAGTTGGAACGCTCTCTGGTCTGTCCGGAATGTCAGCAAAATTTGCTGGAGTAGGTCTTACCGCATTAGTATCTACGTTAACCGCTGGAGGAAATTATACACCTGCATTTATAGTTGGAGGCGTTTTAACCTTAATAGTACTGGCAAGTGTTTGGATTTTATGTGGTAATATTCAACCGTTAAAAGCTAAGAAATAA
- a CDS encoding SDR family NAD(P)-dependent oxidoreductase codes for MSSKGKIAIVTGATGGIGFAVAKRLGSDGYTVILNGIEDEKGAERVKELTAQGITAEYYGFDVTNEEAVTSNIVAIGEKYGKIDLLVNNAGGLGGRSRFEGMTTEFYRSVMALNLDSTFFASRAAIPYLKKGENASIINYTSNAGWTAGGPGAGIYGTSKAAVNAITRALAKDLAEYSIRVNAVSPGTIDTPFHAQIKSTKPEVFASWKNNIMLGRLGQPEDVASVVSFLASEDAAFITAETIQIGGGQALGI; via the coding sequence ATGAGTTCAAAAGGAAAAATTGCCATTGTAACCGGTGCTACCGGAGGAATTGGTTTCGCAGTCGCAAAAAGATTAGGTAGCGATGGATATACAGTAATTCTAAATGGTATAGAGGATGAAAAAGGAGCTGAAAGAGTAAAAGAGCTTACAGCCCAAGGAATAACTGCAGAATATTATGGATTCGATGTTACAAACGAAGAAGCAGTTACTTCAAACATCGTAGCTATTGGAGAAAAATATGGTAAAATTGATCTACTTGTAAATAACGCTGGTGGATTAGGTGGTAGATCTAGATTTGAAGGAATGACAACAGAGTTTTATAGATCTGTGATGGCATTAAATCTTGATTCAACCTTTTTTGCTTCTAGAGCTGCTATTCCATATCTTAAAAAAGGAGAAAATGCTTCTATCATCAACTATACATCTAATGCGGGATGGACTGCAGGAGGTCCTGGTGCGGGAATTTACGGAACATCTAAAGCTGCAGTTAATGCGATAACCAGAGCATTAGCAAAAGACCTTGCAGAATATAGCATTAGAGTAAATGCAGTATCACCAGGTACCATTGATACTCCGTTCCACGCCCAAATTAAATCTACGAAACCTGAAGTTTTTGCATCTTGGAAAAATAATATTATGTTAGGGAGGCTAGGACAACCAGAAGATGTTGCTTCTGTTGTTTCATTCTTAGCAAGTGAAGACGCTGCTTTTATAACTGCTGAAACTATTCAGATTGGTGGTGGGCAAGCTTTAGGTATTTAA